From one Bacteroides fragilis NCTC 9343 genomic stretch:
- a CDS encoding FecR family protein encodes MNRIEKNKTQTDQAWNKLHNRLETDGLLPTVTERRFATRPTAWIGIAAIAAIISLCVYLPTVLRTDRHLSGGELLVKANKEESILVTTLEDGSVVYLSEQTSLEYPKHFSKKRREVSLKGNALFDIAGNRARPFFIETGKVQIEVIGTAFHVRNSGNSPFELAVQRGEVKVTQKQNGQEIHVKAGETATLLGDEWQLTVTENSEQFTRYMQNMRFKDEQLDHILHAINLRQTEIHLQSSPELGKHVLTVSFSEDSPEKMAELIGLALNLKCTRNQNIITLSE; translated from the coding sequence ATGAATCGAATCGAAAAAAACAAGACCCAAACCGATCAGGCGTGGAATAAATTACACAATCGCCTGGAGACAGACGGACTGTTACCAACGGTGACAGAACGTCGTTTTGCCACACGTCCGACCGCATGGATCGGCATAGCAGCCATTGCAGCTATTATAAGCCTATGTGTTTACCTGCCTACGGTGTTACGGACCGACCGCCATCTTTCCGGCGGTGAACTATTAGTCAAAGCAAACAAAGAAGAGAGCATACTGGTCACCACGCTTGAGGATGGTTCCGTTGTCTATCTGTCAGAGCAGACTTCACTGGAATATCCCAAACATTTTTCTAAAAAAAGAAGAGAAGTGAGTTTGAAAGGAAACGCCCTTTTTGACATAGCGGGCAATCGTGCACGTCCTTTCTTCATCGAAACCGGAAAAGTACAGATCGAGGTGATAGGTACCGCCTTTCATGTGAGAAACAGTGGCAACTCTCCATTCGAATTAGCAGTTCAGAGAGGTGAGGTAAAAGTTACTCAAAAGCAGAATGGCCAGGAAATACATGTCAAGGCCGGAGAGACCGCTACTTTATTGGGCGATGAATGGCAGTTGACTGTGACCGAGAATTCCGAACAGTTTACCCGATACATGCAAAATATGCGTTTCAAAGACGAACAGTTGGATCACATCCTGCATGCCATCAACCTTCGCCAGACGGAAATACATCTGCAAAGTTCCCCGGAACTGGGGAAACATGTACTGACGGTTTCGTTCTCAGAGGATTCTCCTGAGAAAATGGCCGAGCTAATCGGCCTTGCACTGAACCTGAAGTGCACACGCAATCAAAACATAATCACCCTCTCCGAGTAA
- a CDS encoding RNA polymerase sigma-70 factor: MLNDVFILTQIKEGNIKAFETLFRQYYTPLRLYAASITGVPDVAEEIVEELFYVFWKDREKLEIFHSVKNYLYRSVRNRSIQYCEHQDVKRRYQDAILSVPVNIASPDPQEQIEYKELQQIINRTLEKLPERRLHIFRLHHTEGKKYSEIASLLSLSVKTVEKEMTRALRTLRKEIENYIQIS, translated from the coding sequence ATGCTGAACGACGTATTTATACTTACTCAAATAAAAGAAGGCAATATAAAGGCGTTTGAAACATTATTCCGCCAATATTATACTCCGCTTCGCCTATACGCCGCCAGCATAACGGGTGTACCGGACGTAGCCGAAGAAATCGTCGAAGAATTGTTCTATGTATTCTGGAAGGATCGGGAAAAACTTGAGATTTTTCATTCTGTCAAGAACTATCTCTATCGGTCTGTACGTAACCGCTCTATCCAATATTGCGAACATCAGGATGTCAAAAGGCGCTATCAGGATGCGATTTTATCCGTTCCGGTAAATATAGCTTCACCCGATCCGCAAGAGCAGATTGAGTACAAAGAACTGCAACAAATTATAAACCGAACCCTTGAGAAACTACCGGAGCGCCGTTTGCATATCTTCCGACTACACCACACAGAAGGAAAAAAGTATTCAGAAATAGCCTCTCTCCTCTCACTATCGGTAAAAACAGTAGAGAAAGAAATGACCCGTGCACTCCGGACTTTACGAAAAGAAATTGAGAATTATATCCAGATATCATGA
- a CDS encoding carboxypeptidase-like regulatory domain-containing protein, with product MKTQWIRSIGCILAVLILSGIMPLAAQDNAERYTTISGVVKDKLNKKKLEYVNVSIPGSSVGTVTNADGEFTLKIPESVQAKDIEASHVGYLNSRIPLKEENPTERIVWLTPYANLLSEILVRARDPRSIVEEALRKIPANYSPQSNMLTGFYRELAQKGRRYINISEAVINIYKTPYNETAEHDRVQIYRGRRLLSQKQSDTLAVKLLGGPNMAIYMDIVKNPDCLLAQEDLLFYEFRMEDPTSIDDRSQYVISFRPRVKLSYPLCYGTLYIDKERLSFTRAEFNLSMDDKNKATQAILRKKPFGLRFKPVEVSYLISYKNLGGITYLSYIRNNIRFKCDWKRKLFSTNYTILSEMVVTDRKENNITAIPYKAAFKQNHVFSDKVDNFTSDNFWGGYNIIEPTESLEHAVNKLKKQQKQ from the coding sequence ATGAAAACGCAATGGATAAGATCAATCGGATGTATACTGGCAGTTTTGATTCTGTCGGGCATCATGCCACTGGCTGCACAGGACAATGCGGAAAGATACACCACGATCAGTGGAGTAGTCAAAGACAAACTCAACAAAAAGAAACTGGAGTATGTCAATGTATCGATACCGGGAAGCAGTGTCGGTACCGTCACCAACGCAGACGGTGAGTTTACTCTAAAGATTCCCGAGTCGGTTCAGGCCAAAGACATTGAAGCCTCACATGTAGGTTATCTCAATTCCCGTATCCCTTTAAAAGAAGAAAATCCCACAGAACGGATTGTCTGGCTCACTCCTTATGCCAACCTGCTTAGTGAAATCCTGGTAAGAGCCAGAGATCCACGCAGCATTGTGGAAGAAGCACTTCGCAAGATTCCGGCCAATTATAGTCCCCAGAGCAACATGCTCACAGGATTCTACAGGGAGTTGGCTCAAAAAGGGCGTCGCTATATCAATATTTCAGAGGCTGTAATCAATATTTATAAAACGCCCTACAATGAAACTGCCGAACACGATCGGGTTCAGATTTACAGAGGACGCAGACTGTTGAGCCAAAAACAGAGTGACACACTGGCTGTAAAATTACTCGGAGGCCCCAATATGGCCATTTATATGGATATAGTAAAGAACCCGGACTGCCTGTTGGCTCAAGAAGACCTATTGTTCTACGAATTTCGAATGGAAGACCCGACCAGCATTGACGACCGATCCCAGTATGTCATCAGCTTCCGTCCAAGAGTAAAATTATCCTATCCCTTATGCTATGGTACACTCTACATCGATAAAGAGCGACTGTCATTCACACGCGCCGAGTTTAACCTCAGCATGGATGATAAGAATAAAGCCACTCAAGCTATCTTAAGAAAAAAACCTTTCGGACTGCGTTTCAAACCGGTAGAAGTATCATACCTGATATCATACAAAAACCTGGGAGGGATCACTTACCTGAGTTATATCCGGAACAATATCCGCTTTAAGTGTGACTGGAAGCGTAAACTGTTTTCTACCAACTATACCATCTTATCGGAAATGGTGGTTACGGACAGGAAAGAAAACAATATTACAGCTATTCCATATAAAGCAGCATTCAAACAAAATCATGTATTCTCAGACAAAGTGGATAACTTTACCAGTGACAACTTTTGGGGAGGCTATAATATCATAGAGCCTACAGAGTCATTGGAGCATGCAGTAAACAAATTAAAAAAGCAGCAGAAGCAGTAA
- a CDS encoding HU family DNA-binding protein, with protein sequence MNKHDLIKKVALRGNLNAKEASAIVEVVMNAMVEAILREESVTLVGFGTFSIKMRKARNVLNPSTGENMVIPARKVVKFTPGYKMKLTDKE encoded by the coding sequence ATGAATAAGCATGATTTGATTAAAAAAGTGGCATTGAGGGGTAACCTGAATGCAAAAGAAGCTTCTGCTATTGTAGAGGTTGTTATGAATGCTATGGTTGAGGCTATACTTCGTGAAGAGAGTGTGACTTTAGTTGGATTTGGTACATTTTCTATAAAAATGCGTAAAGCACGAAATGTGTTGAATCCATCTACCGGGGAGAATATGGTGATTCCCGCTAGAAAAGTGGTGAAATTTACTCCGGGATACAAGATGAAGCTAACTGATAAAGAGTAA
- a CDS encoding RNA polymerase sigma factor produces MKKNIDWRKIKSGDEQEWSLLFSEHVDFLYSYGMKINRDSCVVKDVIQEVFISLYEKRNSLDDLMNVRAYLCRAVRYKLLDQLKKAPHLSIEEISEEEFLLAVKQVQSSDNIEIAKKSSFVQKMLDKLSPRQREIIYLRYFRDMDIEEIVTTIGINKQSIYNLLSSALKIMRKHKIEEAVSLFVLFIIDRL; encoded by the coding sequence ATGAAAAAAAATATAGACTGGAGAAAAATAAAAAGTGGAGATGAACAAGAATGGAGTTTATTGTTTTCTGAACACGTAGATTTTTTGTATTCTTATGGAATGAAAATTAATCGGGATAGCTGTGTTGTAAAGGATGTGATACAAGAGGTTTTTATATCTCTATATGAAAAGCGGAACTCTTTGGATGATTTGATGAACGTACGGGCATATTTATGTCGGGCAGTACGTTACAAACTTTTGGATCAACTGAAAAAAGCCCCTCATCTGTCTATAGAGGAAATTAGCGAAGAAGAGTTTTTATTGGCAGTCAAGCAGGTTCAGAGTTCAGATAATATTGAAATTGCGAAAAAAAGTAGTTTTGTTCAGAAAATGTTAGATAAACTTAGTCCAAGACAAAGAGAAATTATTTATTTGCGCTATTTTCGTGATATGGATATAGAAGAAATTGTAACTACCATTGGAATCAATAAACAATCTATTTATAATCTTCTTTCATCAGCATTGAAAATAATGAGAAAACATAAAATAGAAGAAGCCGTTTCTCTGTTTGTATTATTTATAATTGACAGGCTATGA
- a CDS encoding FecR family protein, whose amino-acid sequence MMEKEQVTRMQNSDLKELLEDVTLNEIHLSNEERQEMTSTFSQIIKKKKRKVQKKRIWSAVAICACVVVVVLGWYSMGQLTVFSAEKEGILVELPDHSVACLNRNTSLHYNRWGFRFFREVKLKGEAYFDVYKGSHFVVNADPYKVSVLGTRFSVSQKNGQFKAYCFQGKIKVENGKLNSGQILTANQNISVVLGKVSLNIQKELEPVWVRKQCVYENIPLNDVIKKLQEVYGITVLCNRYCDSLRFTGIFPVDDLDLAIQLVFEPFNLECKNVGGEWRLYKNDMKIGRENR is encoded by the coding sequence ATGATGGAAAAAGAGCAAGTAACCAGAATGCAAAATTCAGATTTAAAAGAATTGTTGGAAGATGTTACACTCAATGAGATACATCTGAGTAATGAGGAACGTCAGGAAATGACTTCTACCTTTTCGCAGATTATCAAGAAGAAAAAAAGAAAAGTTCAAAAGAAAAGAATTTGGTCTGCAGTGGCTATATGTGCATGTGTCGTAGTGGTTGTCTTGGGATGGTATTCTATGGGGCAATTGACTGTTTTTTCTGCGGAAAAAGAAGGAATATTGGTTGAACTTCCAGATCACTCTGTTGCATGTCTCAATAGGAATACCTCACTTCACTATAATCGTTGGGGATTCCGTTTTTTCAGAGAAGTGAAGTTAAAGGGAGAGGCATATTTTGATGTGTATAAGGGAAGCCATTTTGTTGTGAATGCGGATCCATATAAGGTTTCCGTTCTTGGTACACGTTTCAGCGTTAGTCAAAAGAACGGTCAATTTAAAGCATATTGTTTTCAAGGAAAGATTAAAGTGGAAAACGGTAAACTAAACAGTGGACAGATTTTAACAGCTAATCAGAATATTTCTGTTGTTCTCGGAAAAGTATCTTTGAATATCCAAAAAGAATTAGAACCGGTATGGGTAAGAAAACAATGTGTATATGAAAATATACCATTAAATGATGTGATCAAAAAACTCCAAGAAGTATACGGAATAACCGTGTTATGTAACAGATATTGTGACAGTTTGCGCTTTACCGGTATATTCCCGGTCGATGATTTAGATTTAGCAATTCAGTTGGTGTTTGAGCCTTTTAATTTGGAATGCAAAAATGTAGGTGGTGAATGGAGATTATATAAGAATGATATGAAAATAGGTCGGGAAAATCGGTGA